The Armatimonadota bacterium genome includes the window CAGCTCGTTTCTGCCCACCGCCACAAAACAGAAACCGCCGGAGTTCCCGGCGGCAGGACCTCCCTCCTCACATCTCCCCGCGCCCTCAGGTCAGGATCTGGATGATCTCGTAGACCGCCCTGCCGCCGGGGGTCTGGACCTCCACCACCTCCCCGGGCCGCCGCCCGAGCACGGCCTGCCCCACGGGGGACTTATGGGAGATGCGGTTCTGCATGGGGTCCGCCTCCGCGGACCCGACGATCTGGAACTCGAACTCCTCTCCCGTACCGAGCTCCCGCAACCGCACTCGCGAACCGATCTCCACGGTACCGTTGGAACCGTTCTCCGCAATCACCCGGGCGTTCCGGAGGAGTGCTTCCAGCTCCCGGATCCTCCCTTCCACGAAGGCCTGCTCGTTCTTCGCGTCCTCGTATTCCGAGTTCTCACTGAGGTCCCCAAACTCCTTGGCCTGCCGGATCCGCTCGGCCACCTCCCGACGCCGGACCGTCCGGAGATACTCCAGCTCCTCCTCCAGCTTCCTGAATCCCACGGGCGTGAGGAAGATCTCCTCCATCCGCGTCACCTCACCCGGAAAAGAAACACCGTGGACGATCCTCGTCCACAGTGTTGGCGTTACCCCCTGGTGGACCGGGCTGTCCCCATTATAGGGGAGCGGGAAGACCCTGCCAAGCCCACCCCCCGGGCCCGATCCCGGATGCGATCCACCTCCTCCTCCGGAAGGGTCCGTTCGAGCCGGCGGAAGGCCGCGAGCCGGAACCCGTGCTTGTTCGCCAGACGCGCGATCTCCTGGACCTGCTCCACCGTGAGGTCTCGCCCCAAACTGAAGCTCTCGTAGCGACCCTCCAGGGCCAGGATCATGGTCTCCGCCATGCAGGCCTCACAGGTGCGCGGTGGGTACCCGAAATCGAATCCGAACTCCGCCTCCCCCGGAACCTCGATCACGCTCCCGTCGATCACCAGCACGTCGTCCCGGTGCTGGTACACGGCCTGGGAGACGTTACGGGGACGCGCCACATCGCACACCACGGCTCCGGGCTTGAGATCATCAGGTTCCAGCAGGACCCGGGGAGCGCTGGTAACCGCGAGGATGATGTCCGCGTCCCCCACCGCGGTGCGGGGGTCCATGCTCACCGTTACCTCCACCTGGGCCTCCCCCAGAATCCGCTCCCGGAGGGCTTCCAGGCGCTTACGGTTGCGGGCTACGAGCACCAGGGAAGGGACCTGGCGGGCCAGGATGCGGGCGCACACGGACCCGATGGCCCCCGTGGCCCCCACAACCGCGGCCCTGGCTTCCGAGAGGGAGATCCCCATGCGGTCCGCGGCCCGCAGGGCCCCCTCGATGGCGGTGGCCGCGGTGTAGGAGTTGCCCGTGGTGACCGCAAGGCGGGTGTTTGCGGCCACCGTCACCCCCGCATCCCCCACCACCTTCGTGAAGGCCCCCAGACCCAGGATCCTCGCGCCCAACCGCTCCGCGAGCCGGGCACACTGGATGAGCCGGTGGTACACGAACCGGAGGTCGGATTCCAGGAGCGTGCGAGGGGTGAGCGGAAGTCCGATGAGCCACCCCTCCGCCTGGGACCCCACGGGCGAGCGGATGCCCGTGATGTGGGAGAGCTCCATGGGCGGGAGGAGCTTGAAGACCTCCTCCACCCAGCGGGGCGGGAACCAGCGGGTGAACGCGAACCGCCAGCTGAAGTGCACGGGCTCCAGCGGATGGAGGACGAACGCGAACCGCTCCATGGAAGACCCGGACCTCCTCTCCATCCTAGCGCTCCACGGGCATGGCCTGCGCGCCTCTCCACGCCTTCCGGAGGTGGTCAGACCGGGGCGCGTTGAGCCAGCTCACCCGGGGCCGGAAGCCGAACCGGTGCATCCACGTCATGTACTCCTCGGGGGAGATGGCCTCTGGATCCTTTCCGGCAAAAGCCACCACCAGGGCCTGGAGCACATTGGTGGCGAAGGAGCGCCCCCCGAGCTCCGGCCCCGTGGTCACCAGCAGTGCCACCCCCCGACGCCGCAGGTCCTCCACGTCCTCCGGGGTGACGGTTTGCGTCAGCACCACCCGATCGGGGAGCTGGTGGGGCATGTAGCGCCGGATGTAGTGGAAGTCCCCGCACACCACCTCCGCCCACCGGAAGGCCCAACCGAATCGTGGCGTGCTGCGCTCCTGCTTCCGCCCGGTAGGGTAGAACCACCGGAAGGGGAGGCGGGAGATCACGGGGAGGAGCAGAGCTCCCAGGATCTGGACGCTGCACAGGGAGCGGAGGGGAATGGGAAGCCCCAGGGCGAAGAGAAAGTCGCCGTACAGGACCCGCGCCCCGACCTCGAACAGGGCCTCGGCCATTCCATATCGATCCACGGAGTTCACCTGGAGCACCCTCCGGCCCGTCAGGGGAAGCCCTACCTCCCGCGGCAGGAACTCCTTGATCAGATACCGTTCCCACGTGTGCTTGATGCCGTTTCCGTCCACCACGGGGGTGCGCCGGACGTCGCACACCAAACGTACGATGTCCCGGATGTAGTAGCGCCGGCAGCCGGTTTCCACGAAGAGATCCGCACCCCCGATCCCGATGGCGTCCACCCTTCCGTCCAACTCCCGGAGCCACTCGCGGAACCGCGCGTAATCTCCATCCGTCCCGATGCGCTCGATGCGCACCCGCTCCCCCAGCAGCTCCAGCTCCACCCGGGCATCCCTCCGGGAAGAGCCCAGGCTCAGGCTCACCACCCGCTTCATCCTGGGAGTAGGGTAACACGGTTCCCCTCCCGCGGGAGGGGAAGGAGTTAGGGAACGCGGAGTTCCGCGCGATTACGCAGGTACAGGATGCGCAGGCCCTCCAGGGTGAGGAGGGGGTCGTGGTGGTCGATGCAGGAGGCATCGTGGAGGACGAGCTCCGCCCATCCGCCCGTGGCCACCACCGTGGTCCCTCCGCCCAGCTCCGCCTTCATGCGGGCCACGATCCCCTCCACCAGGCCCACCGCGCCCCAGAAGATCCCTGCCTGCATGGCGGCCACCGTGCTGCGGCCGATCACGCTCCTGGGACGGACGAACTCCACCCGGCGTAGCTGCGCTGCGTGCTCCACCAAGGCCTCCGCGGAGACCCTGATCCCGGGTGCGATGGCGCCGCCCAGGAAGTCGCCCTCCCGGGAGACCGCGGTGAAAGTGGTGGCGGTCCCCAAATCCACCACGATGGTGGGTCCTCCGTACCGGGCGTAGGCGGCTACCGCGTTGCAGATGCGGTCCGCGCCCACCTCCCGGGGGTTCTCGTACAGGATGCGCATCCCGGTCCGGATCCCAGGCCCCACCATGAGGGGCGCACATCCGAAGTACTTGTCGCTCAGCCGCTCCATGGTGTCCACGAGGGGCGGGACCACACACGCCACCGCCACGTGCTGGACATCCCGGATTTGGAGGCCGTGGTGGCGGAAGAGGGCGTCCAGCAGCATCCCGTATTCGTCCTCGGTCCGGGCAGGGTCCGTGGCGATCCGCCAGTGCACAAGAGGGGAGCCTTCCCGCTCGGGCCGGTCGTAGACCGCGGCCTTGATCAGGGTGTTGTTCACGTTGAGCGCGAGCAGCATCCTACACCAGCCGCGCCGCCCGGAGTGCCCGGTACACGGGCACGGTCACCACCACCGCCAGCAGGGCTTCCGGAAGCCCGTGGGTGGCTCCCACCACCACCGCGGCTCCTGGAGGCATGAGCTGAGGGAACCGCCACACGATCAACCCCAGCACCCCCACGGTATTCGTGAGCGTGCCCACCACCGCCGCGGCCGCCACGGGAGCCGCCTCCCCCCGGAGCAACCAGTACGCCAGGGTGGCCACTCCCACCCCGCCCAGGAGGGACACGATCGGGTGACTCACGGCTGCGGAGGCCACCGTGTGGTAGAGGTTCACGAGCCAGCTGGGCTGGACCTTTCCCACCCGGAAGGCCGCCTCGAAGGCCTGGGCCCCCGGCCCCAGCACCGCGTACACCGCGG containing:
- the greA gene encoding transcription elongation factor GreA, with the translated sequence MEEIFLTPVGFRKLEEELEYLRTVRRREVAERIRQAKEFGDLSENSEYEDAKNEQAFVEGRIRELEALLRNARVIAENGSNGTVEIGSRVRLRELGTGEEFEFQIVGSAEADPMQNRISHKSPVGQAVLGRRPGEVVEVQTPGGRAVYEIIQILT
- a CDS encoding shikimate dehydrogenase, with translation MERFAFVLHPLEPVHFSWRFAFTRWFPPRWVEEVFKLLPPMELSHITGIRSPVGSQAEGWLIGLPLTPRTLLESDLRFVYHRLIQCARLAERLGARILGLGAFTKVVGDAGVTVAANTRLAVTTGNSYTAATAIEGALRAADRMGISLSEARAAVVGATGAIGSVCARILARQVPSLVLVARNRKRLEALRERILGEAQVEVTVSMDPRTAVGDADIILAVTSAPRVLLEPDDLKPGAVVCDVARPRNVSQAVYQHRDDVLVIDGSVIEVPGEAEFGFDFGYPPRTCEACMAETMILALEGRYESFSLGRDLTVEQVQEIARLANKHGFRLAAFRRLERTLPEEEVDRIRDRARGVGLAGSSRSPIMGTARSTRG
- a CDS encoding quinate 5-dehydrogenase, which translates into the protein MKRVVSLSLGSSRRDARVELELLGERVRIERIGTDGDYARFREWLRELDGRVDAIGIGGADLFVETGCRRYYIRDIVRLVCDVRRTPVVDGNGIKHTWERYLIKEFLPREVGLPLTGRRVLQVNSVDRYGMAEALFEVGARVLYGDFLFALGLPIPLRSLCSVQILGALLLPVISRLPFRWFYPTGRKQERSTPRFGWAFRWAEVVCGDFHYIRRYMPHQLPDRVVLTQTVTPEDVEDLRRRGVALLVTTGPELGGRSFATNVLQALVVAFAGKDPEAISPEEYMTWMHRFGFRPRVSWLNAPRSDHLRKAWRGAQAMPVER
- a CDS encoding type III pantothenate kinase, with the translated sequence MLLALNVNNTLIKAAVYDRPEREGSPLVHWRIATDPARTEDEYGMLLDALFRHHGLQIRDVQHVAVACVVPPLVDTMERLSDKYFGCAPLMVGPGIRTGMRILYENPREVGADRICNAVAAYARYGGPTIVVDLGTATTFTAVSREGDFLGGAIAPGIRVSAEALVEHAAQLRRVEFVRPRSVIGRSTVAAMQAGIFWGAVGLVEGIVARMKAELGGGTTVVATGGWAELVLHDASCIDHHDPLLTLEGLRILYLRNRAELRVP
- a CDS encoding ECF transporter S component, translating into MQARDLTMVGVLGALSAVMGLVPGIGFIPAPTPAGAATTMHLPAILAGIARGPVAGALVGAVFGFFSFSRATLPFFKDPLIAFGPRILIGVLASYAFAVLSRRAARGVACLACGAAVYAVLGPGAQAFEAAFRVGKVQPSWLVNLYHTVASAAVSHPIVSLLGGVGVATLAYWLLRGEAAPVAAAAVVGTLTNTVGVLGLIVWRFPQLMPPGAAVVVGATHGLPEALLAVVVTVPVYRALRAARLV